A genomic segment from Corythoichthys intestinalis isolate RoL2023-P3 chromosome 2, ASM3026506v1, whole genome shotgun sequence encodes:
- the LOC130905871 gene encoding lamina-associated polypeptide 2, isoforms beta/gamma-like isoform X1 translates to MPVLRKHPAVNSWRTNELAEPDYIPQRHVYQRTIAALSSEEDEHHGTQAEKPGDGEKHYYSMLTDDDLMAKLLEYGIKAGPIVGSTRSLYERKLRRLQAKRGAPKVVETIVISSDEYNDWSVGDDESEAKRGDEEIDVQKRNEEEHVPFRNGHVYQQCFILSSRMRSVACTSSDANLSHNPSLEKCAKSMQSEGVFTIPNDKSEPLSFKKHSEFESKVSHKSVQDSKCSSENFSITEMVEKMEKKMSPIAESESMENDVPESSTQSNGLAMDEVDMRHSQWFAPERSFSNWETKMHTSELTKDDWVHNIQAARTVINVTCRRPIKGAAGRPIQFNNKKSTFHPTSMGRREMDQQMVPVYIQFVMFLIVAFLLFAIVESEPLTPLLAVVYNAMKGFINGTKVS, encoded by the exons ATGCCAGTGTTAAGGAAACACCCTGCTGTCAACTCCTGGCGCACCAATGAGCTAGCTGAACCAGATTACATCCCCCAGAGACATGTCTACCAGAGGACCATAGCTGCTTTATCTAGCGAGGAGGATGAACACCATGGGACC CAGGCGGAGAAGCCAGGAGATGGAGAGAAACACTATTACAGTATGCTGACAGATGATGACCTCATGGCAAAATTGCTCGAGTATGGCATCAAAGCTGGGCCAATAGTGG GCTCCACCAGGTCCTTGTACGAGAGAAAGCTGAGAAGGCTCCAGGCTAAACGTGGCGCCCCAAAAGTTGTAGAGACCATTGTAATTTCTTCTGACGAATACAATGATTGGAGCGTTGGCGATGATGAATCAG AGGCAAAACGGGGAGATGAAGAGATTGACGTGCAAAAACGCAATGAG GAGGAGCATGTGCCCTTTCGAAATGGACACGTTTACCAGCAGTGTTTTATACTTTCATCCAGAATG CGTTCTGTAGCCTGCACCTCAAGTGATGCCAATCTTTCTCACAATCCATCTTTGGAGAAATGTGCTAAATCAATGCAGTCTGAAGGCGTCTTTACAATACCTAATGACAAAAGTGAACCATTGTCATTTAAGAAACACTCAGAATTTGAATCAAAG GTCTCTCATAAATCAGTGCAAGATTCAAAATGTTCTTCAGAGAACTTTAGCATCACTGAAATGGTTGAAAAG ATGGAAAAAAAGATGTCTCCAATTGCAGAGAGTGAATCGATGGAAAACGATGTACCCGAGTCTTCAACTCAATCTAATGG gttggccaTGGATGAGGTGGATATGAGGCATTCTCAATGGTTCGCTCCCGAACGGTCCTTTTCTAACTGGGAAACAAAGATGCACACTTCT GAGCTTACGAAAGATGACTGGGTACATAACATACAGGCTGCACGCACAGTGATAAA TGTCACTTGTCGGAGGCCCATCAAGGGTGCAGCAGGAAGGCCCATACAgtttaacaacaaaaaatctaCATTTCACCCCACCAGTATGGGGAGAAGAGAAATGGACCAACAAATGGTCCCAGTTTACATCCAGTTTGTGATGTTTTTAATAGTTGCCTTTCTGCTCTTTGCTATTGTTGAAAGCGAGCCATTGACTCCACTTTTGGCTGTGGTGTATAATGCAATGAAAGGTTTCATCAATGGTACTAAAGTGTCTTAA
- the LOC130905871 gene encoding lamina-associated polypeptide 2, isoforms beta/gamma-like isoform X2, whose product MPVLRKHPAVNSWRTNELAEPDYIPQRHVYQRTIAALSSEEDEHHGTAEKPGDGEKHYYSMLTDDDLMAKLLEYGIKAGPIVGSTRSLYERKLRRLQAKRGAPKVVETIVISSDEYNDWSVGDDESEAKRGDEEIDVQKRNEEEHVPFRNGHVYQQCFILSSRMRSVACTSSDANLSHNPSLEKCAKSMQSEGVFTIPNDKSEPLSFKKHSEFESKVSHKSVQDSKCSSENFSITEMVEKMEKKMSPIAESESMENDVPESSTQSNGLAMDEVDMRHSQWFAPERSFSNWETKMHTSELTKDDWVHNIQAARTVINVTCRRPIKGAAGRPIQFNNKKSTFHPTSMGRREMDQQMVPVYIQFVMFLIVAFLLFAIVESEPLTPLLAVVYNAMKGFINGTKVS is encoded by the exons ATGCCAGTGTTAAGGAAACACCCTGCTGTCAACTCCTGGCGCACCAATGAGCTAGCTGAACCAGATTACATCCCCCAGAGACATGTCTACCAGAGGACCATAGCTGCTTTATCTAGCGAGGAGGATGAACACCATGGGACC GCGGAGAAGCCAGGAGATGGAGAGAAACACTATTACAGTATGCTGACAGATGATGACCTCATGGCAAAATTGCTCGAGTATGGCATCAAAGCTGGGCCAATAGTGG GCTCCACCAGGTCCTTGTACGAGAGAAAGCTGAGAAGGCTCCAGGCTAAACGTGGCGCCCCAAAAGTTGTAGAGACCATTGTAATTTCTTCTGACGAATACAATGATTGGAGCGTTGGCGATGATGAATCAG AGGCAAAACGGGGAGATGAAGAGATTGACGTGCAAAAACGCAATGAG GAGGAGCATGTGCCCTTTCGAAATGGACACGTTTACCAGCAGTGTTTTATACTTTCATCCAGAATG CGTTCTGTAGCCTGCACCTCAAGTGATGCCAATCTTTCTCACAATCCATCTTTGGAGAAATGTGCTAAATCAATGCAGTCTGAAGGCGTCTTTACAATACCTAATGACAAAAGTGAACCATTGTCATTTAAGAAACACTCAGAATTTGAATCAAAG GTCTCTCATAAATCAGTGCAAGATTCAAAATGTTCTTCAGAGAACTTTAGCATCACTGAAATGGTTGAAAAG ATGGAAAAAAAGATGTCTCCAATTGCAGAGAGTGAATCGATGGAAAACGATGTACCCGAGTCTTCAACTCAATCTAATGG gttggccaTGGATGAGGTGGATATGAGGCATTCTCAATGGTTCGCTCCCGAACGGTCCTTTTCTAACTGGGAAACAAAGATGCACACTTCT GAGCTTACGAAAGATGACTGGGTACATAACATACAGGCTGCACGCACAGTGATAAA TGTCACTTGTCGGAGGCCCATCAAGGGTGCAGCAGGAAGGCCCATACAgtttaacaacaaaaaatctaCATTTCACCCCACCAGTATGGGGAGAAGAGAAATGGACCAACAAATGGTCCCAGTTTACATCCAGTTTGTGATGTTTTTAATAGTTGCCTTTCTGCTCTTTGCTATTGTTGAAAGCGAGCCATTGACTCCACTTTTGGCTGTGGTGTATAATGCAATGAAAGGTTTCATCAATGGTACTAAAGTGTCTTAA
- the LOC130905871 gene encoding lamina-associated polypeptide 2, isoforms beta/gamma-like isoform X3 — MPVLRKHPAVNSWRTNELAEPDYIPQRHVYQRTIAALSSEEDEHHGTQAEKPGDGEKHYYSMLTDDDLMAKLLEYGIKAGPIVGSTRSLYERKLRRLQAKRGAPKVVETIVISSDEYNDWSVGDDESEAKRGDEEIDVQKRNERSVACTSSDANLSHNPSLEKCAKSMQSEGVFTIPNDKSEPLSFKKHSEFESKVSHKSVQDSKCSSENFSITEMVEKMEKKMSPIAESESMENDVPESSTQSNGLAMDEVDMRHSQWFAPERSFSNWETKMHTSELTKDDWVHNIQAARTVINVTCRRPIKGAAGRPIQFNNKKSTFHPTSMGRREMDQQMVPVYIQFVMFLIVAFLLFAIVESEPLTPLLAVVYNAMKGFINGTKVS, encoded by the exons ATGCCAGTGTTAAGGAAACACCCTGCTGTCAACTCCTGGCGCACCAATGAGCTAGCTGAACCAGATTACATCCCCCAGAGACATGTCTACCAGAGGACCATAGCTGCTTTATCTAGCGAGGAGGATGAACACCATGGGACC CAGGCGGAGAAGCCAGGAGATGGAGAGAAACACTATTACAGTATGCTGACAGATGATGACCTCATGGCAAAATTGCTCGAGTATGGCATCAAAGCTGGGCCAATAGTGG GCTCCACCAGGTCCTTGTACGAGAGAAAGCTGAGAAGGCTCCAGGCTAAACGTGGCGCCCCAAAAGTTGTAGAGACCATTGTAATTTCTTCTGACGAATACAATGATTGGAGCGTTGGCGATGATGAATCAG AGGCAAAACGGGGAGATGAAGAGATTGACGTGCAAAAACGCAATGAG CGTTCTGTAGCCTGCACCTCAAGTGATGCCAATCTTTCTCACAATCCATCTTTGGAGAAATGTGCTAAATCAATGCAGTCTGAAGGCGTCTTTACAATACCTAATGACAAAAGTGAACCATTGTCATTTAAGAAACACTCAGAATTTGAATCAAAG GTCTCTCATAAATCAGTGCAAGATTCAAAATGTTCTTCAGAGAACTTTAGCATCACTGAAATGGTTGAAAAG ATGGAAAAAAAGATGTCTCCAATTGCAGAGAGTGAATCGATGGAAAACGATGTACCCGAGTCTTCAACTCAATCTAATGG gttggccaTGGATGAGGTGGATATGAGGCATTCTCAATGGTTCGCTCCCGAACGGTCCTTTTCTAACTGGGAAACAAAGATGCACACTTCT GAGCTTACGAAAGATGACTGGGTACATAACATACAGGCTGCACGCACAGTGATAAA TGTCACTTGTCGGAGGCCCATCAAGGGTGCAGCAGGAAGGCCCATACAgtttaacaacaaaaaatctaCATTTCACCCCACCAGTATGGGGAGAAGAGAAATGGACCAACAAATGGTCCCAGTTTACATCCAGTTTGTGATGTTTTTAATAGTTGCCTTTCTGCTCTTTGCTATTGTTGAAAGCGAGCCATTGACTCCACTTTTGGCTGTGGTGTATAATGCAATGAAAGGTTTCATCAATGGTACTAAAGTGTCTTAA
- the LOC130905892 gene encoding mucin-2-like isoform X1 — protein MANRKQPLHLTIVKEGCRPEPIIEGSLHICSICLKRGERANILAHIQTHDNKAIRHEGYKIFRCNGRCLHSGHYHCCYCSKVIGRLSTFLNHLKKCKCTPQNITAPASIIPASPSHTLLPAAGSTMSAAPSCTPVPTAASIQSSSCANALMTALASTISLSPNGTPIPIAASSKFSSLTNAPLTTLGSTISVLPSGTPVPTAASTISSSSTTTPVLAVALPISVSYNFYCFSHPKDPSVSQPNIAASTETSSHTNTPEPTAASTKSASPSGTPAPTAASTESSSPTNAPLTAPASPSSPMDSGQSPTKADTLANGRKPKLLKSKPQKVACAFCNMIISKKNMKVHIQRRHSSSLDIIAHDLLSECVEIGI, from the exons ATGGCGAATCGCAAGCAGCCT CTTCATCTAACTATCGTAAAAGAAGGATGCCGACCAGAACCCATCATTGAAGGGTCTCTACATATATGCAGCATTTGTTTGAAGAGAGGAGAGCGTGCAAATATTCTGGCACATATCCAAACACATGACAATAAGGCCATTAGACATGAAG GCTACAAGATATTCCGATGTAATGGTCGATGTTTGCATTCCGGTCATTACCATTGCTGCTACTGTTCGAAGGTTATAGGGAGGTTAAGTACGTTTTTGAACCATCTTAAGAAATGCAAATGTACACCCCAGAATATCACTGCTCCAG CCTCCATCATACCCGCGTCGCCCAGTCACACACTACTTCCTGCTGCAGGTTCCACCATGTCTGCGGCGCCAAGTTGCACACCTGTACCAACTGCAGCCTCCATCCAATCTTCATCCTGTGCGAACGCACTAATGACTGCTCTGGCCTCCACCATATCTCTGTCACCCAACGGCACACCTATACCCATTGCAGCCTCTTCCAAATTTTCATCCCTTACCAACGCACCACTGACTACTCTGGGCTCCACAATATCTGTGTTGCCCAGTGGCACACCTGTGCCCACTGCAGCCTCCACCATATCTTCTTCATCCACCACCACACCAGTGCTTGCTGTAGCCTTGCCCATATCTGTGTCAtataatttttattgtttttcacatCCAAAAGATCCTTCTGTCTCTCAACCCAATATTGCAGCCTCCACTGAAACTTCGTCACACACTAACACACCAGAGCCTACTGCAGCGTCCACCAAATCTGCATCGCCCAGTGGCAcacctgcacccactgcagccTCCACCGAATCTTCATCCCCCACTAATGCACCGCTGACTGCTCCGGCGTCACCCAGTAGCCCAATGGACTCAGGCCAATCTCCAACCAAAGCGGACACACTAGCTAATGGTAGAAAGCCCAAATTACTCAAATCAAAGCCCCAAAAAGTTGCATGCGCATTCTGTAATATGATtatctctaaaaaaaacatgaaagtacACATTCAGAGACGGCATTCATCATCCCTTGATATTATTGCCCACGATCTTCTATCTGAATGTGTGGAAATTGGGATATGA
- the LOC130905892 gene encoding mucin-2-like isoform X2 translates to MTIRKGEDSLTHLFSIYGYKIFRCNGRCLHSGHYHCCYCSKVIGRLSTFLNHLKKCKCTPQNITAPASIIPASPSHTLLPAAGSTMSAAPSCTPVPTAASIQSSSCANALMTALASTISLSPNGTPIPIAASSKFSSLTNAPLTTLGSTISVLPSGTPVPTAASTISSSSTTTPVLAVALPISVSYNFYCFSHPKDPSVSQPNIAASTETSSHTNTPEPTAASTKSASPSGTPAPTAASTESSSPTNAPLTAPASPSSPMDSGQSPTKADTLANGRKPKLLKSKPQKVACAFCNMIISKKNMKVHIQRRHSSSLDIIAHDLLSECVEIGI, encoded by the exons atgaCTATTCGAAAAGGAGAAGACTcattgactcatttattttctatttatg GCTACAAGATATTCCGATGTAATGGTCGATGTTTGCATTCCGGTCATTACCATTGCTGCTACTGTTCGAAGGTTATAGGGAGGTTAAGTACGTTTTTGAACCATCTTAAGAAATGCAAATGTACACCCCAGAATATCACTGCTCCAG CCTCCATCATACCCGCGTCGCCCAGTCACACACTACTTCCTGCTGCAGGTTCCACCATGTCTGCGGCGCCAAGTTGCACACCTGTACCAACTGCAGCCTCCATCCAATCTTCATCCTGTGCGAACGCACTAATGACTGCTCTGGCCTCCACCATATCTCTGTCACCCAACGGCACACCTATACCCATTGCAGCCTCTTCCAAATTTTCATCCCTTACCAACGCACCACTGACTACTCTGGGCTCCACAATATCTGTGTTGCCCAGTGGCACACCTGTGCCCACTGCAGCCTCCACCATATCTTCTTCATCCACCACCACACCAGTGCTTGCTGTAGCCTTGCCCATATCTGTGTCAtataatttttattgtttttcacatCCAAAAGATCCTTCTGTCTCTCAACCCAATATTGCAGCCTCCACTGAAACTTCGTCACACACTAACACACCAGAGCCTACTGCAGCGTCCACCAAATCTGCATCGCCCAGTGGCAcacctgcacccactgcagccTCCACCGAATCTTCATCCCCCACTAATGCACCGCTGACTGCTCCGGCGTCACCCAGTAGCCCAATGGACTCAGGCCAATCTCCAACCAAAGCGGACACACTAGCTAATGGTAGAAAGCCCAAATTACTCAAATCAAAGCCCCAAAAAGTTGCATGCGCATTCTGTAATATGATtatctctaaaaaaaacatgaaagtacACATTCAGAGACGGCATTCATCATCCCTTGATATTATTGCCCACGATCTTCTATCTGAATGTGTGGAAATTGGGATATGA
- the selenok gene encoding selenoprotein K has translation MVYVSNGQVLDSRSQSPWRLSLLIDLFWGVVAFFSLFFKTIIDPDLSKDGQSGSSRFSDGRGPPGPPGGRRRMGRINFGGGPSPPPMGGGGUGR, from the exons ATGGTGTACGTGTCGAACG GTCAAGTTTTGGACAGTAGGAGCCAATCACCATGGCGACTGTCTTTACTCATAGACCTGTTCTGGGGAGTTGTGGCGTTTTTTAGCCTATT CTTTAAAACAATAATTGACCCCGACCTGTCAAAAGATGGACAAAGTGGTTCGTCGCGGTTTTCTGATGGTAGAGG TCCTCCAGGTCCTCCTGGTGGTAGAAGGCGGATGGGGAGAATAAACTTTGGTGGCGGGCCTAGTCCTCCTCCAATGGGGGGAGGAGGATGAGGAAGGTGA